A section of the bacterium SCSIO 12696 genome encodes:
- the iscA gene encoding iron-sulfur cluster assembly protein IscA, protein MAITMTPAAEEHVRSHLLKRGKGLGIRLGVRTSGCSGLSYVLEFVDEADDADTVIGDEVKLFIDPKSFAYLDGTELDFVKEGLNEGFQFNNPNVKDECGCGESFHV, encoded by the coding sequence ATGGCGATCACTATGACACCGGCAGCGGAAGAGCACGTACGCAGTCACCTGCTAAAAAGAGGTAAGGGGTTGGGTATTCGTTTGGGGGTGCGCACCTCAGGCTGTTCCGGCTTGTCTTATGTGCTGGAGTTTGTCGACGAGGCGGATGATGCGGATACGGTGATTGGTGACGAGGTAAAACTGTTTATTGATCCGAAAAGTTTCGCTTACCTGGATGGCACTGAACTGGACTTTGTTAAGGAAGGGTTGAACGAAGGTTTTCAGTTCAATAATCCCAATGTCAAAGACGAATGCGGTTGCGGTGAGTCCTTTCACGTATAG
- the hscB gene encoding Fe-S protein assembly co-chaperone HscB → MLYLRSVIVLENGNSFFEIFGISQIYELDATQLAARYRELQQQFHPDRFADKPERERNRAVQWSATINQAFDTLKSPLKRAQYLLAEKGFDSTGESTISRDPMFLMEQMELRESLTDVRDNDDPFAALDELRSRVNGDYREQQACFAQYYDASQYDEALDVVAKMQFSSKLLAEMDLLEEDLDDC, encoded by the coding sequence TTGTTGTATTTAAGATCGGTGATTGTGTTGGAAAACGGCAACAGCTTTTTTGAAATTTTTGGCATTTCCCAAATCTATGAATTGGATGCCACTCAGTTAGCAGCCCGCTACCGCGAGTTGCAGCAGCAGTTTCATCCGGATCGTTTTGCGGACAAGCCCGAGCGTGAGCGCAATCGCGCGGTGCAGTGGTCAGCCACTATTAATCAAGCCTTTGATACCCTCAAATCCCCTTTGAAGCGGGCGCAATACCTGCTTGCTGAGAAGGGCTTTGATAGCACCGGAGAGTCTACGATTAGCCGCGACCCTATGTTCTTGATGGAGCAGATGGAGTTGCGAGAATCCCTAACCGATGTGCGCGATAATGACGATCCTTTTGCGGCCCTGGATGAGTTACGCAGCAGAGTGAACGGTGATTACCGGGAGCAGCAGGCGTGTTTTGCTCAGTACTATGATGCCAGCCAGTACGACGAGGCGCTGGATGTGGTTGCAAAGATGCAATTCTCCAGTAAATTGCTGGCAGAAATGGATTTGTTGGAAGAAGATTTGGACGACTGCTAA
- the hscA gene encoding Fe-S protein assembly chaperone HscA, which translates to MSLLQISEPGLSPEPHQRRRAVGIDLGTTNSLVATVRSASAETLPDEQGRHLLPSAVRYSDDGATVGHSAREAASSDPLNTLLSVKRFMGRGRENVVSLGSELPYQLADGQGMVRFDTAAGTVSPVEASAEILKTLAVRAEATLDGPLDGAVITVPAYFDDAQRQATKDAATLAGLKVLRLLNEPTAAAVAYGLDQQGEGIIAVYDLGGGTFDISVLRLSRGVFEVLATGGDSALGGDDFDRALAQWLQQQAGLGESLTPVQQRQLLDAAQAAKENLSVNESVAVDVLGWQGQVTRQQLNELIDPLIQKTLRACRKSLRDASLDVADVDNVVMVGGSTRTLRVRERVGELFGKAPLTDIDPDRVVAIGAALQADVLVGNKPDDEMLLLDVIPLSLGLETMGGLMEKVIHRNTTIPVAKAQEFTTYKDGQTAMAIHVLQGERELVADNRSLARFELRNMPPMAAGAAKIRVAFQVDADGLLSVSAKELTSDVEAHVEVKPSYGLTDNEVTAMLQDSFEHARDDMQARALREQQVEAERLVEDLTAALAQDGQALLSEDEYRCLEVSVKELAEFARSDDHRAIARHIEAVAKASEEFAARRMDSSIRKALAGQHLNDLEET; encoded by the coding sequence ATGAGCTTGCTGCAAATTTCCGAACCGGGACTTTCCCCAGAACCCCATCAACGTCGCCGCGCTGTCGGCATTGATTTGGGCACCACCAACTCCCTGGTGGCGACCGTGCGCAGTGCCAGTGCGGAAACCTTGCCTGATGAGCAGGGGCGTCATTTGCTGCCGTCGGCGGTGCGCTACAGCGACGATGGGGCGACTGTTGGCCATAGTGCCCGTGAGGCCGCTTCCAGCGACCCATTGAATACCTTGCTTTCGGTGAAGCGCTTTATGGGGCGCGGTCGGGAGAATGTGGTTTCCCTGGGCAGCGAGTTGCCTTACCAGCTGGCAGATGGGCAGGGCATGGTGCGCTTTGACACCGCTGCCGGTACTGTCAGCCCGGTTGAGGCTTCTGCAGAAATACTAAAAACACTGGCGGTGCGGGCAGAGGCAACTCTGGATGGCCCGCTGGACGGCGCTGTGATTACTGTGCCTGCGTATTTTGACGACGCCCAACGTCAGGCCACCAAAGACGCCGCCACACTGGCTGGCTTAAAAGTATTGCGCCTGCTGAACGAACCGACCGCCGCGGCGGTGGCTTACGGCCTGGATCAGCAAGGCGAGGGCATTATCGCGGTTTACGACCTCGGTGGTGGCACCTTTGATATTTCTGTACTGCGGCTTTCCCGAGGTGTATTTGAGGTATTGGCCACAGGCGGTGACTCTGCCTTGGGAGGAGACGATTTTGATCGTGCCTTGGCCCAGTGGCTTCAGCAGCAGGCAGGCTTAGGCGAATCCTTAACACCGGTGCAGCAGCGTCAATTATTGGATGCAGCACAGGCGGCAAAAGAAAATTTGTCCGTTAACGAGTCGGTTGCGGTGGATGTGCTCGGCTGGCAGGGGCAAGTTACTCGCCAGCAGTTAAATGAATTGATTGACCCTCTGATACAGAAAACCCTGCGTGCCTGCCGCAAATCTTTGCGAGACGCGAGCCTGGATGTGGCGGATGTGGACAATGTGGTGATGGTGGGTGGCTCCACCCGGACGTTGAGAGTTCGGGAGAGAGTTGGTGAGTTGTTTGGCAAAGCCCCGCTGACGGATATCGACCCGGATCGGGTAGTGGCTATTGGTGCGGCTTTACAGGCGGATGTGCTGGTAGGCAACAAGCCCGACGACGAAATGCTGTTACTGGATGTGATTCCTCTTTCCCTTGGGCTGGAAACCATGGGCGGTCTGATGGAAAAGGTCATTCACCGCAATACCACCATTCCAGTGGCCAAGGCTCAGGAATTTACCACCTACAAAGACGGCCAGACAGCCATGGCCATTCATGTGTTGCAAGGGGAGCGTGAGCTGGTGGCAGACAACCGTTCACTGGCCCGCTTTGAGCTTCGCAATATGCCGCCTATGGCTGCGGGGGCAGCAAAGATTCGCGTGGCCTTCCAGGTGGATGCGGATGGTTTGTTGAGTGTATCTGCCAAGGAGCTGACCAGCGATGTGGAAGCTCATGTGGAAGTTAAGCCTTCTTATGGTCTCACCGACAATGAAGTGACCGCCATGCTGCAAGATTCCTTTGAGCATGCCAGGGACGATATGCAGGCTCGCGCCCTCAGGGAGCAGCAAGTGGAAGCGGAGCGCTTGGTGGAGGATTTAACTGCGGCACTGGCTCAAGATGGCCAGGCGCTGTTGTCGGAAGATGAATATCGGTGCCTGGAAGTGTCTGTTAAAGAGCTGGCGGAATTTGCCCGCAGTGATGACCATCGCGCGATCGCCCGCCATATCGAAGCGGTGGCCAAGGCCAGCGAAGAGTTTGCTGCTCGCCGTATGGACAGCAGTATCCGTAAGGCACTGGCGGGCCAACACCTGAATGATTTGGAAGAAACCTAG
- the fdx gene encoding ISC system 2Fe-2S type ferredoxin → MPKIVFMPHETICPEGKVVEVEPGISVCDAALKNGIHIEHACEKSCACTTCHVHVREGFESLEEADELEEDYLDKAWGVDPDSRLSCQALVAEEDLVVEIPKYTINMVSENH, encoded by the coding sequence ATGCCAAAAATCGTATTTATGCCCCATGAGACCATTTGCCCAGAGGGCAAAGTGGTTGAGGTTGAACCGGGAATCAGCGTCTGCGATGCGGCCCTGAAAAACGGTATTCATATTGAGCACGCCTGTGAAAAATCCTGTGCCTGCACCACTTGCCACGTGCACGTTCGCGAGGGCTTTGAATCTCTGGAAGAGGCGGACGAGCTGGAAGAGGATTACCTGGATAAAGCTTGGGGTGTCGATCCGGATTCCCGCCTCAGTTGCCAGGCGTTGGTGGCCGAGGAAGATTTGGTCGTGGAGATTCCCAAGTACACCATTAATATGGTGTCGGAGAATCACTGA
- the iscX gene encoding Fe-S cluster assembly protein IscX, producing the protein MKWTDTLDIAIELADSKPDVDPRTVNFVDLRNWVMALDGFDDDPNRCGERILEAIQMAWMDELD; encoded by the coding sequence ATGAAGTGGACCGATACTCTGGATATTGCCATCGAACTGGCGGACAGTAAGCCGGATGTAGACCCCCGTACAGTGAACTTTGTTGACCTGCGCAACTGGGTGATGGCCCTGGATGGTTTTGACGATGATCCCAATCGCTGCGGGGAGCGTATTCTGGAAGCGATCCAGATGGCCTGGATGGATGAACTGGATTAA
- a CDS encoding EAL domain-containing protein, which yields MSSKEELYKVLLETSPYGTLFFVYGVCIECNHKAITLLGCERNHLIGASLDEISGDESSALIDLKLQLKRAVNSDQKRLQWHCPQPSGDSVDIDLCIESVPNNPREFVVTLIEARDNQVAQPVPESQPTPQVQNIPEEPAAELPASEPEQQLHVAMDAAAEVVEESPVESVVEPVKEEITELEQTLSEPLPESADSRQTHQERVFDGLTKLPNRQFLIEALDKYFDSTRDREICGALLMIDLDNFKDINDSWGHTVGDQVVKKVGSAIAHIVRGDNVLARLGGDEFVLFIPQISDSVSQAAWDAQAMAEKVRESIATPIFIDGHELILTASIGIALLTDRELTSERALQYADSAMYESKRKGRNGIAFFDPYITEKAQRQIGLNIRLRKALDNQEFALYIQPQIEVGTGRVMGGEALLRWVNTEKSHNMPSEFIPVLESSGLIVNVGHWVIRTACEYLRNFIDEGLWRDGMQMGINISPRQFRDPQLLEVVQHSITSYNVDPRHLNFEVTENLLIEDVDEVVSKMKAIKSLGSCFSIDDFGIGYSSMIYLKRLPFDHLKIDREFIRNIHRDPESRGVVEAIMAVSRQYGLQVIAEGVENAEALNVLTKVGCDSYQGAHYSMPVPVDRFRELLVA from the coding sequence ATGAGCTCTAAAGAGGAGCTTTATAAGGTATTACTGGAGACGTCTCCCTACGGCACTCTGTTCTTTGTCTACGGCGTCTGCATTGAATGCAACCACAAGGCGATTACCTTGCTGGGCTGTGAGCGCAACCATTTGATCGGTGCGTCTCTGGACGAAATCTCTGGCGACGAATCCTCCGCCCTTATTGACCTAAAACTGCAGCTAAAGCGCGCTGTAAACAGCGATCAGAAGCGTTTGCAGTGGCACTGCCCACAGCCTTCTGGGGACAGTGTTGATATTGATCTTTGCATTGAGTCGGTTCCCAACAACCCTCGCGAATTTGTGGTGACCTTGATTGAGGCCCGTGATAACCAAGTGGCCCAACCGGTTCCGGAATCCCAACCCACGCCTCAAGTACAGAATATACCCGAAGAGCCAGCAGCTGAGCTGCCCGCCAGCGAGCCAGAACAGCAATTGCATGTGGCTATGGATGCTGCCGCTGAAGTGGTTGAAGAGTCACCCGTTGAATCCGTCGTCGAACCTGTCAAAGAAGAGATTACAGAACTAGAGCAAACCCTCAGTGAGCCACTGCCAGAGTCAGCTGATTCCCGGCAAACTCATCAGGAGCGGGTATTTGATGGGCTGACCAAACTCCCCAACCGACAGTTTTTGATTGAGGCGCTGGATAAGTACTTTGACAGTACCCGCGACCGGGAAATCTGCGGTGCGCTGTTGATGATTGACTTGGATAACTTCAAGGATATCAACGATTCCTGGGGCCACACCGTAGGCGATCAGGTGGTGAAGAAGGTGGGCTCCGCCATTGCCCATATTGTCCGCGGTGACAACGTGCTGGCGCGCCTGGGTGGCGACGAATTTGTGCTGTTTATTCCGCAGATATCCGACAGTGTTTCACAGGCTGCCTGGGACGCTCAGGCCATGGCTGAAAAGGTGCGGGAATCCATTGCGACCCCCATTTTTATCGATGGCCACGAACTGATTCTGACCGCCAGCATTGGTATTGCCTTGTTGACCGATCGGGAGCTGACTTCCGAGCGGGCACTGCAGTACGCCGACAGCGCCATGTACGAATCCAAGCGCAAAGGGCGCAATGGCATTGCCTTTTTTGACCCCTACATTACTGAAAAAGCCCAGCGCCAGATTGGCCTCAACATTCGCTTGCGCAAGGCGCTGGATAACCAGGAGTTCGCGCTTTATATCCAGCCACAGATTGAAGTGGGAACCGGTCGGGTAATGGGTGGTGAGGCGCTGCTGCGCTGGGTGAATACCGAAAAAAGCCACAATATGCCCTCGGAGTTTATTCCGGTGTTGGAATCCTCCGGGCTGATCGTCAATGTTGGTCACTGGGTTATCCGCACCGCTTGTGAATATCTACGTAACTTTATCGATGAAGGCTTGTGGCGTGACGGCATGCAGATGGGCATTAATATCAGCCCCCGCCAGTTCCGCGACCCGCAACTGTTGGAAGTGGTGCAGCACAGCATCACCAGTTACAACGTCGACCCGCGCCACCTCAACTTTGAAGTGACTGAAAATTTGCTGATCGAAGATGTGGATGAAGTGGTGAGCAAAATGAAGGCCATCAAGTCGCTGGGCTCTTGCTTCTCCATCGACGACTTTGGTATTGGCTACTCATCCATGATTTATCTGAAACGGTTACCTTTCGACCATCTCAAGATTGATCGGGAGTTTATCCGCAATATCCACCGCGACCCGGAAAGCCGCGGCGTGGTTGAGGCCATTATGGCGGTATCTCGCCAATACGGCCTTCAGGTAATCGCCGAAGGCGTGGAGAATGCCGAGGCCCTGAATGTGCTCACTAAAGTCGGCTGCGACAGCTATCAGGGTGCCCATTACAGCATGCCGGTACCGGTGGATCGTTTTCGCGAGCTACTGGTCGCTTGA
- a CDS encoding AzlD domain-containing protein: MSPLLAIVIVGLGTYACRAVFILAFANRKMPEALQRALQYVAPATLSALLVTLLIDKDGNLVITIAEVAGLAAAAVVAHFTRNHVFTLVVGMGVFLTLKHLL; the protein is encoded by the coding sequence ATGAGTCCGCTGCTTGCCATTGTTATTGTTGGCCTTGGCACGTACGCGTGCCGGGCTGTGTTTATTCTGGCTTTTGCCAATCGGAAAATGCCTGAAGCGCTACAGCGGGCCTTGCAGTACGTCGCCCCAGCGACTCTATCGGCTTTATTGGTGACACTGTTGATCGATAAAGACGGAAATCTGGTGATTACTATTGCTGAGGTGGCAGGGCTGGCAGCCGCTGCCGTTGTGGCTCACTTTACCCGAAACCACGTCTTTACTCTGGTGGTCGGTATGGGAGTCTTCCTTACCCTGAAACATTTGCTGTGA
- a CDS encoding AzlC family ABC transporter permease codes for MQHTKIIRQALTDTLPLCLPAVPFAFVIGLAIISAGIHPVIGWSSSWLIFGGAAQMTLISLLGSGVTAIAAIGAALVVNARHLMYSGAIAPSFQKQPRWMQFFGPYLLIDQVFALAMLRNADHPDAFRIYYLTTGITFWVIWQLTTAFALLVGPQVPESWHLQFAVPVLFLGLIVLGIDKSPKLVAALVGAGVTLACIELPNRTGLLIGAAAGVVAGIITERLKP; via the coding sequence ATGCAGCACACCAAAATCATCCGCCAAGCTCTGACAGATACCCTACCCTTGTGTCTGCCAGCCGTGCCCTTTGCGTTTGTGATCGGACTGGCAATCATCAGTGCCGGCATCCACCCAGTTATTGGCTGGTCAAGCTCATGGCTTATCTTTGGTGGGGCGGCGCAAATGACGTTGATTTCCCTACTGGGCTCAGGGGTAACCGCTATTGCTGCCATTGGCGCAGCGCTGGTGGTCAATGCCAGGCATTTGATGTACTCCGGCGCCATCGCACCCAGCTTTCAAAAACAACCCCGATGGATGCAATTTTTTGGCCCCTACCTGCTGATTGACCAGGTGTTTGCTCTGGCCATGTTGCGAAACGCTGACCACCCAGATGCGTTTCGAATTTACTATCTGACCACAGGCATTACTTTTTGGGTGATATGGCAGCTCACCACCGCCTTTGCCTTGCTGGTGGGCCCACAGGTGCCGGAATCCTGGCACCTGCAATTTGCGGTTCCGGTGCTATTTTTAGGCCTGATCGTATTGGGTATCGACAAGTCTCCCAAACTGGTTGCCGCCCTTGTCGGTGCCGGTGTCACATTGGCCTGCATCGAATTGCCAAATCGCACGGGATTGCTGATCGGCGCCGCAGCCGGTGTTGTCGCAGGCATCATTACCGAGAGGCTAAAGCCATGA
- the ndk gene encoding nucleoside-diphosphate kinase: protein MAVQRTLSIIKPDAVAKNVIGEIDARFEKAGLKVVAMKMVRLNEETAGGFYAEHKERPFFPSLIEFMTSGPVVVQVLEGENAVVANRDLMGATNPQEAEAGTIRADFAETIDANAVHGSDSPESAAREIAYFFNADEICER from the coding sequence ATGGCAGTTCAACGCACTCTGTCTATCATCAAGCCCGACGCCGTGGCCAAAAACGTGATTGGCGAAATCGACGCTCGCTTTGAAAAGGCAGGCCTGAAAGTCGTCGCTATGAAAATGGTACGCCTCAATGAAGAAACCGCTGGCGGTTTTTACGCCGAGCACAAAGAGCGTCCTTTCTTTCCTTCGCTGATCGAGTTTATGACTTCTGGTCCTGTGGTTGTGCAGGTGTTGGAAGGTGAAAATGCGGTTGTCGCTAACCGTGACCTGATGGGTGCCACCAATCCTCAGGAAGCCGAAGCTGGCACTATTCGCGCCGACTTTGCTGAAACCATCGACGCCAACGCGGTACACGGTTCCGATTCCCCGGAATCCGCTGCTCGCGAAATCGCTTACTTCTTTAACGCAGACGAGATCTGCGAACGCTAA
- the rlmN gene encoding 23S rRNA (adenine(2503)-C(2))-methyltransferase RlmN: MSAQPEKVNLLGLSAEKLVAFFASIGEKPFRATQVLKWIHQLGAENFEQMTNLSKALRAKLEETAEIRPPEVVSQQDSSDGTRKWLIRVTGGSCVETVFIPDGDRGTLCVSSQVGCSLDCSFCATGKQGFNRDLTAAEIIGQVWIAAKSFGQLEAKADRTVTNVVMMGMGEPLLNFDNVVDSMNLMLNDNAYGLSKRRVTLSTSGVVPALDKLGDVTDVSLAISLHAPNDELRNELVPINKKYPIAVLLDSTKRYLEKMPDTHRKVTVEYTLIDQVNDRPEHARQLAELMRDVPCKINLIPFNPFSLSDYKRVSNNSLHRFRDILYKAGYTVTVRTTRGDDIDAACGQLAGTVNDRTRRSERYRQQADATQAVRIVDR; this comes from the coding sequence ATGTCAGCGCAGCCCGAGAAGGTTAACCTTCTCGGGCTTTCTGCTGAAAAGCTGGTGGCTTTTTTTGCTTCTATCGGTGAGAAACCGTTTCGCGCCACTCAGGTGTTGAAATGGATTCACCAACTTGGCGCAGAAAACTTTGAGCAGATGACCAATCTCTCCAAGGCGCTGCGCGCCAAGCTGGAAGAAACCGCAGAAATCCGTCCTCCAGAGGTGGTCAGCCAGCAGGATTCCAGTGATGGCACCCGAAAATGGCTGATCCGTGTCACCGGTGGCAGCTGTGTGGAAACCGTGTTTATCCCCGATGGTGATCGCGGAACCTTGTGCGTGTCTTCCCAGGTGGGCTGCTCTCTGGATTGCAGTTTCTGCGCCACTGGTAAGCAAGGTTTTAACCGCGACCTCACCGCCGCCGAAATCATTGGTCAAGTATGGATTGCCGCCAAATCTTTTGGCCAGCTGGAGGCCAAAGCGGATCGTACCGTTACTAACGTTGTGATGATGGGCATGGGTGAACCGCTGCTCAATTTTGACAACGTGGTGGATTCCATGAATCTGATGCTTAACGACAACGCCTATGGCTTGTCGAAGCGCCGAGTGACATTAAGCACGTCTGGTGTGGTGCCGGCACTGGATAAACTCGGCGATGTCACCGATGTATCTTTGGCCATTTCCCTGCACGCGCCCAACGATGAATTGCGCAACGAGCTGGTACCCATTAACAAAAAGTACCCGATTGCTGTGCTGCTGGATTCCACCAAGCGCTATCTGGAAAAAATGCCCGATACCCACCGCAAAGTGACGGTGGAGTACACTTTGATCGACCAGGTGAATGACCGCCCGGAACACGCTCGCCAGCTGGCCGAGTTGATGCGGGATGTGCCTTGCAAGATCAATCTGATACCCTTTAACCCGTTCAGCCTGTCCGACTACAAACGGGTCAGCAATAACTCGCTGCACCGCTTTCGGGATATTTTGTACAAGGCAGGCTACACTGTGACCGTTCGCACCACCCGTGGCGATGATATTGATGCCGCTTGTGGCCAGCTAGCCGGTACGGTGAATGATCGCACCCGCCGCAGTGAACGCTATCGCCAGCAGGCCGATGCCACTCAAGCTGTGCGAATTGTCGATCGTTGA
- the pilW gene encoding type IV pilus biogenesis/stability protein PilW, translating to MKIRGLLVLCALVAISGCVVEESTSRGPVEAVDQKKVVEKQIDLGFRYIGRNNLEKARFHLGKALAIDPNSAQANTGYALIYHREGETDLAETHFRKALKGGGNNTRARFYYAVFLVEQQRYPDAERQLLKVTEDVNFNNRALAFVSLGQVQLKQDNGGSARGAFEKAVRLNGNMAQAYLELADLDYLDGHYDSSAFYLGNYRRLVPRLNARSLWLGVRVEHRRNNRDAEDSYGLALEKMFPNSKENRAYQQWRNNQ from the coding sequence ATGAAAATCCGGGGCTTGTTGGTACTTTGTGCGTTAGTAGCCATAAGCGGTTGTGTGGTGGAAGAGTCCACTTCGCGAGGGCCTGTCGAGGCTGTTGACCAGAAGAAAGTTGTGGAAAAGCAGATTGATCTGGGCTTTCGCTACATTGGCCGCAACAACTTGGAAAAAGCCCGTTTTCATCTCGGCAAAGCGCTGGCCATTGACCCCAACTCCGCCCAGGCCAATACCGGTTATGCGTTGATTTACCACCGGGAAGGGGAAACTGACCTGGCGGAGACGCATTTTCGCAAAGCGTTGAAAGGCGGTGGCAATAACACTCGGGCGCGCTTTTATTACGCGGTGTTTTTGGTTGAACAGCAACGCTATCCGGATGCAGAGCGGCAGCTGCTGAAAGTCACCGAAGATGTAAACTTTAACAACCGTGCATTGGCGTTTGTCAGTCTCGGACAAGTACAGCTCAAGCAAGATAACGGCGGTAGTGCCCGCGGTGCCTTCGAAAAAGCAGTGCGCCTCAATGGTAATATGGCGCAGGCTTACCTCGAACTGGCGGATCTCGATTATCTGGATGGTCATTACGACTCCAGTGCTTTTTACTTGGGGAACTATCGCCGTCTGGTGCCCAGGCTCAACGCCCGAAGCTTATGGCTGGGGGTGAGGGTAGAGCATCGTCGCAATAATCGCGATGCTGAAGACAGTTACGGTTTGGCATTGGAAAAAATGTTTCCCAACTCCAAAGAAAATCGCGCTTATCAACAGTGGCGCAACAATCAGTAG
- a CDS encoding helix-turn-helix domain-containing protein has product MQDNNKDQNCDKEGSSDSWRTPGIVLRKARRQKNLSEDEVCRELGFRIGVLKALESDDLERLPTDVYVRGYIRSYCSLLEIDEQPVLDSYTNYCQQVKNAENGDSAPLERKAALPWWKKPLAWLIVGVVLTVLTALWWLSR; this is encoded by the coding sequence ATGCAAGATAATAATAAAGATCAGAATTGTGACAAGGAGGGGAGTAGTGACAGTTGGCGGACGCCGGGCATTGTGTTGCGCAAGGCCCGGCGGCAGAAAAACCTCAGTGAAGATGAGGTTTGCCGGGAATTAGGCTTTCGAATTGGCGTATTAAAAGCCCTGGAAAGTGACGACCTGGAACGCTTGCCCACAGATGTGTATGTGCGTGGTTATATTCGCAGCTATTGCAGCTTGCTGGAAATTGATGAACAACCGGTGCTGGACAGCTACACCAACTACTGCCAGCAGGTGAAAAATGCCGAAAATGGTGATAGCGCGCCTCTTGAGCGCAAAGCTGCGTTGCCCTGGTGGAAAAAGCCACTGGCCTGGCTGATTGTCGGCGTGGTGTTAACGGTTTTAACAGCCCTATGGTGGCTGAGTAGATAG
- the ispG gene encoding flavodoxin-dependent (E)-4-hydroxy-3-methylbut-2-enyl-diphosphate synthase, whose amino-acid sequence MQFESPIVRRKTRQIMVGDVPVGGGAPISVQSMTNTETTDVAATVAQVNAIHEAGADIVRVSVPSMDAAEAFGEIRKQVSVPLVADIHFDHNIALRVADLGVDCLRINPGNIGREHKVRAVIDKARDLNIPLRIGVNAGSLEKDLQRKYGEPTPDALVESAMRHVDILDRLDFQDFKVSVKASDIFMAVGAYRKLSDKIEQPLHLGITEAGGFRSGAVKSSIGLGMLLMDGIGDTMRVSLAADPVEEVRVAWDMLKSLRLRSKGINFVACPSCSRQNFDVVKTMNELETRLEDVTTPMDVAVIGCIVNGPGEAKEADLGLTGASPSNLVYIDGKPDHKIGQDNLVDNLEKLIRDKAAAKAAENEQIIARSDS is encoded by the coding sequence ATGCAGTTTGAATCCCCAATTGTACGACGCAAAACCCGGCAGATTATGGTGGGTGATGTACCCGTGGGTGGCGGCGCCCCCATTTCGGTGCAGAGCATGACCAACACCGAAACCACCGATGTGGCGGCCACAGTGGCTCAGGTTAACGCTATTCATGAAGCTGGTGCCGACATTGTGCGGGTATCGGTACCCTCCATGGATGCCGCAGAAGCGTTTGGTGAAATTCGCAAGCAAGTGTCGGTACCACTGGTTGCTGATATTCACTTCGATCACAACATTGCCCTGCGGGTGGCCGACCTGGGAGTGGATTGCCTGCGTATTAATCCCGGTAATATTGGCCGCGAACATAAGGTGAGGGCGGTGATCGACAAGGCCCGCGACCTCAATATTCCACTGCGTATCGGTGTTAATGCAGGTTCTCTGGAAAAAGACCTGCAACGCAAATACGGAGAGCCCACACCGGATGCCTTGGTGGAATCTGCCATGCGTCATGTGGACATCCTTGACCGCCTGGACTTTCAGGACTTTAAAGTCAGCGTTAAGGCGTCAGATATTTTTATGGCGGTGGGGGCCTATCGTAAATTATCTGACAAAATTGAACAGCCCTTGCACCTGGGTATTACCGAAGCCGGTGGTTTTCGCTCCGGTGCGGTCAAATCCTCTATTGGCCTGGGCATGCTGTTGATGGACGGTATTGGCGACACCATGCGCGTATCGCTGGCCGCCGATCCGGTGGAAGAAGTTCGGGTAGCTTGGGATATGCTGAAAAGCCTGCGCCTGCGCTCGAAAGGCATCAACTTTGTGGCTTGCCCCAGCTGCTCCCGGCAGAATTTCGATGTGGTAAAAACCATGAACGAGCTGGAAACCCGCTTGGAAGATGTTACCACACCCATGGACGTGGCGGTGATTGGCTGTATCGTCAACGGCCCCGGTGAGGCCAAAGAAGCCGACCTAGGTTTAACCGGCGCTTCCCCCAGTAACCTGGTGTATATCGACGGTAAACCGGATCACAAGATTGGCCAGGACAACCTGGTGGACAATCTGGAAAAACTGATTCGCGACAAAGCCGCTGCCAAGGCAGCAGAAAACGAACAAATTATTGCCCGCTCAGATTCCTGA